One window of the Candidatus Microbacterium colombiense genome contains the following:
- a CDS encoding ABC transporter permease, with protein MAISVNVRATERAVRPARTVSSRERRWRALLARPSFTISAVIVLFWVFAAVGWRLLGLDPFGDTGSRLSAPSLAHWFGTDRIGRDVFARVLAGAEPALLVGPFGAALATTIGATLGLIAGFRRGWIDQLFMRGFDVFLTLPTLIFLLVIVGAFGGSPLTIVIAVGILFAPGIARIVRAAVLVEMGKQYVPSARIQGESATRVIFRELLPNIWPQVLVQATLSIAGAIFISSSLSFLGLASAPPSPDWGLAVNENRSYLQAAWWTLAFPTLAIASLVVSLNLIADNFREVFRR; from the coding sequence ATGGCCATCAGTGTGAACGTCCGCGCCACCGAGCGTGCCGTGCGACCGGCACGAACCGTATCGTCGCGCGAACGCCGGTGGAGGGCGCTCCTCGCCCGCCCGAGCTTCACGATCAGCGCGGTCATCGTGCTGTTCTGGGTGTTCGCAGCCGTGGGGTGGCGACTGCTCGGTCTCGATCCCTTCGGCGACACCGGCTCACGCCTGTCCGCGCCGAGCCTCGCGCACTGGTTCGGCACCGACCGCATCGGCCGCGATGTGTTCGCGCGTGTGCTCGCCGGCGCGGAGCCCGCGTTGCTGGTCGGTCCGTTCGGCGCCGCGTTGGCGACGACGATCGGCGCGACGCTCGGACTCATCGCCGGCTTCCGACGCGGATGGATCGACCAGCTCTTCATGCGCGGCTTCGACGTGTTCCTCACCCTGCCGACCCTGATCTTCCTGCTCGTGATCGTCGGAGCGTTCGGGGGCAGTCCGCTCACGATCGTGATCGCCGTCGGCATCCTCTTCGCCCCGGGTATCGCCCGCATCGTGCGAGCCGCCGTGCTGGTCGAGATGGGCAAGCAGTATGTGCCCAGCGCCCGCATCCAGGGCGAGAGCGCCACGCGCGTGATCTTCCGCGAACTGCTGCCGAACATCTGGCCGCAGGTGCTCGTGCAGGCGACGCTGAGCATCGCGGGAGCGATCTTCATCTCGTCGTCGCTGTCGTTCCTCGGGCTGGCCTCGGCGCCGCCCTCTCCCGACTGGGGCCTCGCGGTCAATGAGAACCGCTCCTACCTGCAGGCCGCGTGGTGGACCCTGGCGTTCCCGACCCTGGCGATCGCCTCCCTCGTCGTCTCCCTCAACCTGATCGCCGACAACTTCCGAGAGGTCTTCCGACGATGA
- a CDS encoding DUF427 domain-containing protein — MTDAAVLEAPGIATNGLVHLEQHDGTVEVWAGDVRIASSTQVIELHEVDVPVRLYFPRADVDLALLRRVDGTTFCPFKGVASDYWALAATDDDAPVAWSYPEPISAFAPIGGHIAFYDALEIRLVSAGA; from the coding sequence ATGACCGATGCAGCAGTCCTCGAAGCCCCCGGCATCGCCACGAACGGGCTCGTCCACCTGGAACAACACGACGGCACCGTGGAGGTGTGGGCGGGCGATGTGCGCATCGCCTCAAGCACGCAGGTGATCGAGCTCCACGAGGTCGATGTGCCCGTGCGCCTGTACTTCCCGCGCGCAGATGTCGACCTCGCGCTGCTGCGCCGGGTCGACGGCACCACGTTCTGCCCGTTCAAGGGTGTCGCGAGCGACTACTGGGCGCTCGCGGCGACCGACGACGACGCGCCGGTGGCGTGGTCGTACCCCGAGCCCATCAGTGCGTTCGCGCCGATCGGCGGGCACATCGCGTTCTACGACGCGCTCGAGATCCGTCTCGTCTCCGCAGGGGCGTGA
- a CDS encoding ABC transporter ATP-binding protein encodes MTEPLVSVRGLRVDYEVDGERHRAVDGVDFDIAPRGALGLVGESGSGKSTIAFALARYLPPGAQISADRLVVAGHDVLELGTRALRDYRRSRIGFVYQEPARALNPTRTVGSQVAETYRLQGLGASAARAATLAAFDDVGLPDPVHLVHRFPHELSGGQQQRVVIAMALAADPRLLILDEPTTGLDSRVEAEVIALVGRLRHERGFATLLISHNLPLVAAHAERIGVLERGVLVEYGTAEQVVEEPRHDYSRLLVDAVPPLDAAPRPAAPVHAEPLLSVRGVTKSYGSTLALDHVDLDIGRGEVLGLVGESGSGKTTLGRVIAGLARAEGAITLHRDDPSSTVPVQFVFQSPDATLNPRRTVRQTLTRSIQLLHGETDAEELALSTGLPPTVLDKLPDELSGGQKQRVAIARAFAGRSPLVICDEPTSALDVSVQARVLDLLVELQERTGVSYLFITHDLAVVRRIAHRVAVLRHGRIVETGPVDEVLGDPQHPYSASLVDAARSLRGDRSRTLSEVAA; translated from the coding sequence ATGACTGAGCCCCTGGTGAGCGTGCGCGGATTGAGAGTGGACTACGAGGTCGACGGCGAACGGCACCGCGCGGTCGACGGTGTCGACTTCGACATCGCGCCCCGTGGCGCGCTGGGACTCGTGGGTGAGTCCGGATCGGGGAAGAGCACGATCGCGTTCGCCCTCGCCCGCTATCTTCCGCCGGGCGCGCAGATCTCCGCCGATCGGCTGGTGGTGGCAGGGCACGATGTGCTCGAGCTGGGCACGCGCGCGCTGCGCGACTACCGCCGCAGCCGGATCGGCTTCGTCTACCAGGAGCCCGCACGCGCCCTCAACCCCACCAGGACCGTCGGCAGTCAGGTCGCCGAGACCTACCGGCTGCAAGGGCTCGGAGCGTCTGCCGCCCGCGCGGCGACCCTCGCCGCGTTCGACGATGTGGGCCTGCCCGATCCCGTGCATCTGGTGCACCGGTTCCCGCACGAGCTTTCGGGCGGGCAGCAGCAGCGCGTCGTGATCGCGATGGCGCTCGCCGCCGACCCGCGCCTGCTCATCCTCGACGAGCCGACGACGGGCCTCGACAGCCGCGTCGAGGCGGAGGTCATCGCACTGGTCGGTCGGCTGCGGCACGAGCGCGGATTCGCGACTCTGCTCATCAGCCACAATCTCCCGCTGGTCGCCGCCCACGCCGAGCGGATCGGTGTGCTGGAGCGCGGCGTGCTGGTCGAATACGGCACCGCCGAGCAGGTCGTCGAGGAGCCGCGGCACGACTACTCGCGCCTGCTCGTCGACGCGGTGCCTCCGCTCGATGCGGCACCACGGCCGGCCGCTCCGGTGCACGCCGAGCCGCTGCTGTCGGTTCGCGGCGTGACCAAGAGCTACGGCTCGACGCTCGCGCTCGACCACGTCGATCTCGACATCGGCCGGGGCGAGGTGCTCGGTCTGGTGGGCGAGTCGGGGAGTGGGAAGACCACGCTGGGCCGCGTGATCGCGGGGCTGGCCCGCGCAGAAGGTGCCATCACCCTGCACCGCGACGATCCCTCATCGACCGTGCCCGTGCAGTTCGTGTTCCAGAGCCCCGATGCCACGTTGAACCCGCGGCGCACCGTGCGGCAGACGCTCACGCGGTCGATCCAGCTGCTCCACGGCGAGACGGATGCCGAAGAGCTCGCGCTGTCGACGGGACTCCCCCCGACCGTGCTCGACAAGCTGCCCGACGAGCTCTCCGGAGGGCAGAAGCAACGCGTGGCGATCGCCCGTGCTTTCGCGGGCCGCAGTCCGCTGGTCATCTGCGATGAGCCGACCTCGGCACTCGATGTGAGCGTGCAGGCGCGGGTGCTCGATCTGCTCGTGGAGCTCCAGGAGCGCACCGGGGTGTCGTACCTGTTCATCACGCACGACCTCGCGGTAGTGCGGCGCATCGCCCATCGCGTCGCGGTGCTCCGCCACGGACGCATCGTCGAGACCGGCCCGGTCGACGAGGTGCTCGGCGATCCTCAGCATCCCTACTCGGCATCCCTCGTGGATGCCGCCCGCAGCCTGCGCGGCGACCGCTCGCGAACACTCAGCGAGGTCGCCGCCTAG
- a CDS encoding NtaA/DmoA family FMN-dependent monooxygenase (This protein belongs to a clade of FMN-dependent monooxygenases, within a broader family of flavin-dependent oxidoreductases, the luciferase-like monooxygenase (LMM) family, some of whose members use coenzyme F420 rather than FMN.) has protein sequence MTRRLLLGAFLFHPGGSHVSGWRHESAEPHRHVDIDYYADFAATAERGVFDTIFLADGLYFWDRFPSGVDHYGQTRLEPLTLLAALAARTTHIGLAATISTSYNEPYHVARAIASLDHISGGRAAWNLVTSRYDEEARNFGGDAHLDHALRYARGGEFVDLVQQLWDSWGDDAILADRESGLFADADQLRVADHRGDHFAVRGPLNVSRPPQGYPVLFQAGGSDAGQDLAAATADAVFARSLPLAEAQRFYAGLKARLAAYGRSPDDLAILPQLRPVVGETTDEARDRAAGLLASTPDAIIVEDVAHSIGQTLPDDPDAVISLAPDTDISNESHSPNRQLARLRAGERLTPRQLYAESFWESVAVGSVHELADDIQERFESGAADGFVVQALTQPSGFREFVDLVVPELQRRGLTRTEYEESTLRERLGLSRPQRRVASVV, from the coding sequence ATGACCCGTCGCCTGCTCCTGGGAGCATTCCTCTTCCACCCCGGCGGGTCGCACGTATCGGGATGGCGCCATGAGAGCGCCGAGCCGCACCGACACGTCGACATCGACTACTACGCCGACTTCGCGGCGACCGCCGAGCGGGGCGTGTTCGACACGATCTTCCTGGCCGACGGCCTCTACTTCTGGGACCGCTTCCCGTCGGGAGTCGACCACTACGGGCAGACGCGACTCGAACCGCTGACCCTGCTGGCCGCGCTCGCCGCACGCACCACGCACATCGGACTTGCCGCCACGATCTCCACCAGCTACAACGAGCCGTACCATGTGGCCCGGGCGATCGCCTCGCTCGATCACATCAGTGGAGGTAGGGCCGCGTGGAACCTCGTCACCTCGCGCTACGACGAGGAGGCACGGAACTTCGGCGGCGACGCCCACCTCGACCACGCGCTGCGATACGCGCGCGGCGGCGAGTTCGTCGATCTCGTGCAGCAGCTGTGGGACAGCTGGGGCGACGACGCGATCCTCGCCGACCGCGAGAGCGGACTGTTCGCCGACGCCGATCAGCTGCGCGTGGCCGACCACCGCGGAGACCATTTCGCCGTGCGCGGCCCGCTCAACGTCTCGCGACCGCCGCAGGGCTACCCGGTGCTGTTCCAGGCGGGTGGATCGGATGCCGGGCAGGACCTCGCCGCGGCGACGGCCGATGCCGTGTTCGCCCGATCGCTTCCGCTGGCCGAGGCGCAGCGGTTCTACGCCGGGCTCAAGGCACGCCTGGCCGCGTACGGCCGGAGCCCTGACGATCTGGCGATCCTCCCGCAGCTGCGTCCGGTCGTCGGAGAGACGACGGACGAGGCGCGGGATCGCGCCGCGGGGCTCCTCGCCTCGACGCCCGACGCGATCATCGTCGAAGACGTCGCCCACTCGATCGGACAGACGCTGCCCGACGATCCCGACGCGGTGATCTCGCTCGCGCCCGACACCGACATCTCCAACGAATCGCACTCTCCCAATCGGCAGCTCGCGCGGCTCAGGGCGGGAGAGCGTCTCACCCCGCGTCAGCTGTACGCCGAGTCGTTCTGGGAGTCCGTCGCGGTCGGTTCGGTGCACGAGCTCGCCGACGACATCCAGGAGCGCTTCGAATCCGGCGCCGCCGACGGCTTCGTGGTGCAGGCGCTCACGCAGCCGTCGGGCTTCCGCGAGTTCGTCGACCTCGTGGTGCCGGAACTGCAGCGCCGCGGCCTCACCCGCACGGAGTACGAGGAGTCCACGCTCCGCGAGCGGCTCGGGCTGTCCCGACCACAGCGCCGCGTGGCGTCGGTGGTCTGA
- a CDS encoding LLM class flavin-dependent oxidoreductase, with product MSSTASSAPLHIGLFAHLADHRGAVEQTYLDHLDLFVHAESLGVESAWVRQFHLARPDAGRLGGLPSPFVFLGVLAARTTRLRLGTAAITLPLEHELRVAEDAAVLDALSGGRVELGLANGGQPQTASAFGVTHIDDRTQSRRAYLASVDRLTAALRGGAVTDEGEVLAPARPALADRVWHATLTDQSAFETGQRGEGVLIGTTQVVPGEVAAAAYHRGLAPGATPRAGVSTWIFPGRSREDALARAEDGLRAKWDWAKDFLPRADSTAQIAERLNLHYGTADDIAASIAGHAAFAHTTHVQLQLDGLYRDVEEQKDALELFTTRVAPALDAATRTVVAA from the coding sequence ATGTCATCCACCGCGTCATCCGCCCCTCTGCACATCGGGCTGTTCGCCCATCTCGCCGACCACCGCGGCGCGGTCGAGCAGACCTACCTCGACCACCTCGACCTGTTCGTGCACGCCGAGAGTCTGGGCGTGGAGTCGGCCTGGGTGCGGCAGTTCCACCTGGCGCGACCGGATGCCGGGCGGCTGGGGGGCCTCCCCTCGCCGTTCGTGTTCCTGGGCGTGCTCGCGGCCCGCACCACGCGGCTGCGACTCGGCACCGCCGCGATCACGCTGCCTCTCGAGCACGAGCTGCGCGTGGCGGAGGATGCCGCGGTGCTCGACGCGTTGAGCGGAGGGCGCGTCGAACTCGGCCTCGCCAACGGCGGTCAGCCGCAGACGGCGTCGGCGTTCGGGGTCACACACATCGACGACCGCACGCAGAGCCGTCGGGCCTACCTCGCCTCCGTCGACCGGCTCACCGCGGCACTCCGCGGCGGTGCCGTCACCGACGAGGGAGAGGTGCTCGCCCCGGCGCGCCCGGCGCTCGCCGACCGCGTGTGGCACGCGACCCTCACCGATCAGAGCGCGTTCGAGACCGGCCAGCGCGGCGAGGGTGTGCTGATCGGCACGACCCAGGTCGTGCCGGGAGAGGTCGCCGCGGCCGCCTACCATCGCGGACTCGCCCCGGGCGCGACGCCCCGCGCCGGGGTCTCGACCTGGATCTTCCCCGGACGCAGCCGGGAGGACGCTCTGGCTCGCGCCGAAGACGGCCTCCGCGCCAAGTGGGACTGGGCGAAGGACTTCCTGCCGCGGGCGGATTCGACCGCGCAGATCGCTGAGCGCCTCAACCTGCACTACGGCACGGCGGATGACATCGCCGCCTCGATCGCCGGGCACGCGGCCTTCGCCCACACCACGCACGTGCAGCTCCAGCTCGACGGGCTGTACCGCGACGTGGAGGAGCAGAAGGATGCGCTCGAACTGTTCACCACGCGGGTCGCCCCGGCGCTGGATGCGGCGACGCGGACGGTCGTGGCGGCATGA
- a CDS encoding LLM class flavin-dependent oxidoreductase, with translation MSRAPLVFAAGVFYPGGEHITGWRAPGSEPHAYLDLDYWTRFAQTAEDGRFATLFLADELYVWDRFRSGIDHGTNVRLEPFTLLGALSQRTTNIGLAATVSTTYNEPYHVARKLASLDHLSGGRAAWNLVTSASDEEARNFGRDAHLEHGIRYARGEEFVDVVNGLWDGWDDDAFLFDKASGHYADRSKLHVLEHRGEHFSVRGPLNIPRPVQGHPPLFQAGASEAGRALAGRTADAVFTLGGGSLESGQRLYDDYKQRAVAAGRSADDLRVLPWFSPIIGDTAADAEERFRELAELTPERVQVDLLAHYLGVDLGERDVDEPFTFDFDVDAFNQSKSGYQAIADLLSRRSYTLRELAWEVLRRRFTIGTPDSLAAHLIERYEQGAADGFILMAPTLPDTLTRFVEHIVPRLTDHGIYPAEYAGSTLRENLGLERPAGRYAA, from the coding sequence ATGAGCCGCGCGCCCCTGGTCTTCGCCGCGGGGGTGTTCTATCCCGGCGGTGAGCACATCACGGGATGGCGGGCGCCGGGCTCGGAGCCTCACGCCTACCTCGATCTGGACTACTGGACCCGCTTCGCGCAGACCGCGGAGGACGGTCGGTTCGCGACGCTGTTCCTCGCCGATGAGCTCTACGTGTGGGATCGCTTCCGTTCGGGTATCGATCACGGTACGAACGTGCGGCTCGAGCCCTTCACCCTCCTCGGCGCCCTCTCACAGCGCACGACGAACATCGGGCTGGCCGCGACCGTGTCGACGACCTACAACGAGCCGTACCACGTGGCCCGCAAGCTCGCCTCGCTCGACCACCTCAGCGGGGGCCGCGCGGCGTGGAACCTGGTCACGAGCGCGAGCGACGAGGAGGCGCGCAACTTCGGGCGCGACGCGCACCTCGAGCACGGCATCCGATACGCCCGCGGCGAGGAGTTCGTCGACGTCGTCAACGGGCTGTGGGACGGGTGGGACGACGACGCCTTCCTCTTCGACAAGGCGAGCGGGCACTACGCCGACCGCAGCAAGCTGCACGTGCTCGAGCATCGCGGAGAGCACTTCTCGGTGCGAGGGCCGCTGAACATCCCGCGTCCGGTGCAGGGGCATCCGCCGCTGTTCCAGGCCGGGGCATCGGAGGCCGGGCGTGCGCTCGCCGGCCGCACCGCGGATGCCGTGTTCACCCTCGGGGGAGGATCGCTGGAGTCCGGACAGCGGCTCTACGACGACTACAAGCAGCGTGCGGTCGCCGCCGGCCGCTCCGCCGACGACCTGCGGGTGCTGCCGTGGTTCTCGCCCATCATCGGCGACACCGCGGCCGATGCGGAGGAGCGCTTCCGCGAGCTCGCCGAGCTGACCCCCGAGCGGGTGCAGGTCGACCTGCTCGCGCACTACCTGGGCGTCGACCTCGGCGAACGCGACGTCGATGAGCCGTTCACCTTCGACTTCGACGTCGACGCGTTCAACCAGTCGAAGTCGGGCTATCAGGCCATCGCCGATCTGCTCTCGCGTCGCTCGTACACGCTGCGCGAGCTCGCCTGGGAGGTGCTGCGACGACGGTTCACGATCGGCACTCCCGACTCGCTCGCCGCTCATCTCATCGAGCGCTACGAGCAGGGCGCCGCCGACGGCTTCATCCTGATGGCGCCGACCCTGCCCGACACGCTCACGCGCTTCGTCGAGCACATCGTGCCGCGGCTCACCGACCACGGCATCTACCCAGCCGAGTACGCCGGCAGCACGCTGCGCGAGAACCTCGGACTCGAACGACCCGCCGGAAGGTACGCCGCATGA
- a CDS encoding ABC transporter permease gives MTVSLSSSDTASANARRGLAVLRSRHSQVPRLIGQRLLQVPIVLLVVSVLVFWLIKIVPGDPGRNALGQYATSEQVQAWNEAHGLTGPIIERYFSWLVGFVTGDWGTSLIYAAPVRDLVLGRLGNSLFLGAVAFVILVPVAFALGAIQARREGSRTDRALTIGLMSLASVPEFVVGVLLLIVFSLTLRWFPIQSSISLDGDPGEVLRALVLPAVTLALGYLSVLARMTRTGVLDTLDSQYYRTAVIKGLHGPRLLVGHVARNAVIPTVSLLGIYLGSLLGGSAIVETLFGYPGLGALLVTATVEKDIFLLESGVMVTGVISLLALLLTDIALLLIDPRVRFDEGE, from the coding sequence GTGACCGTCAGCCTCTCTTCGAGCGACACCGCCTCGGCGAACGCCCGACGAGGGCTGGCGGTCCTGCGCTCGCGCCACAGCCAGGTGCCGCGACTGATCGGTCAGCGTCTGCTGCAGGTGCCGATCGTGCTGCTCGTGGTCTCGGTGCTGGTGTTCTGGCTCATCAAGATCGTGCCGGGCGACCCCGGCCGCAACGCGCTGGGGCAGTACGCCACCTCGGAGCAGGTGCAGGCCTGGAACGAGGCGCACGGACTCACGGGGCCGATCATCGAGCGTTACTTCTCGTGGCTCGTCGGCTTCGTGACCGGCGACTGGGGAACGAGCCTGATCTACGCGGCACCGGTGCGCGACCTGGTGCTGGGCCGGCTCGGCAACTCGCTCTTCCTCGGCGCCGTCGCCTTCGTGATCCTGGTGCCGGTCGCTTTCGCGCTCGGCGCGATCCAGGCCCGCCGCGAAGGATCGCGTACAGACCGCGCCCTGACCATCGGGCTCATGTCGCTCGCCTCGGTGCCCGAGTTCGTGGTCGGTGTGCTGCTGCTGATCGTCTTCAGCCTGACGCTGCGGTGGTTCCCCATCCAGTCGTCGATCAGCCTCGACGGAGATCCGGGGGAGGTGCTGCGGGCCCTCGTGCTGCCGGCCGTCACCCTTGCGCTCGGGTATCTCTCGGTGCTCGCCCGCATGACCCGCACGGGCGTGCTCGACACCCTCGACTCGCAGTACTACCGCACCGCCGTGATCAAGGGGCTCCACGGGCCCCGGCTGCTGGTGGGGCATGTCGCGCGCAACGCGGTGATCCCGACCGTGTCACTGCTGGGCATCTATCTGGGCAGCCTGCTCGGCGGCAGTGCGATCGTCGAGACGCTGTTCGGCTACCCGGGCCTCGGCGCGCTGCTGGTGACGGCGACGGTCGAGAAGGACATCTTCCTGCTCGAGTCGGGGGTCATGGTGACCGGCGTGATCTCGCTGCTCGCCCTGCTGCTCACCGACATCGCCTTGCTGCTCATCGACCCGCGCGTGCGCTTCGACGAGGGGGAATGA
- a CDS encoding DMT family transporter, translating to MTDAPVAVTRSTGGWIPLAAVIVSVVLWSTTYGLSAIALVSASPAVLSELRLVLSVPLLLALILFLRPSRGAAALRRALRQPRSALLALTGVALFYLPSNIGLTLSTAGTASLMSASLPVLTALIAWWVIRERISGRIGLGLALVTVGVGIGSAGVVELGLGAALLVAGLASYALYTVLLRRTGAAADPRAETGTSDPLVLATATAVWGAVLLLPWLWWELATGAASWPTGAPAWLSVAFLALIVTGPTMALYSYGAERVPATVAGTATGAVPALGYAFAVLLGEPLIALKAAGAALTVVGVLIAAAPARQRPAVIRPRASVPEPQRETAVPQRETAVPQKEGAAP from the coding sequence GTGACCGACGCTCCCGTCGCCGTGACGAGGTCGACAGGCGGGTGGATCCCCCTCGCCGCGGTCATCGTCTCCGTCGTGCTCTGGTCGACGACGTATGGGTTGAGCGCGATCGCTCTCGTCTCCGCGTCCCCGGCGGTGCTCTCCGAGTTGCGTCTCGTGCTCTCCGTCCCGCTGCTGCTCGCGCTGATCCTGTTCCTGCGACCGAGCCGAGGCGCGGCGGCACTGCGCCGCGCCCTGCGCCAGCCGCGGTCCGCGCTCCTCGCACTCACCGGCGTCGCCCTCTTCTACCTGCCCAGCAACATCGGCCTCACGCTCTCGACGGCGGGCACCGCCTCGCTCATGTCGGCATCCCTTCCCGTGCTCACCGCCCTGATCGCCTGGTGGGTGATCCGGGAGCGCATCAGTGGCCGCATCGGGCTCGGACTCGCCCTGGTCACGGTCGGCGTCGGCATCGGATCGGCCGGAGTCGTGGAGCTGGGCCTCGGCGCCGCGCTGCTGGTGGCGGGGCTCGCCTCGTACGCGCTGTACACGGTGCTCCTTCGACGAACCGGCGCAGCGGCCGATCCCCGTGCCGAGACCGGCACCTCGGATCCGCTCGTCCTCGCGACGGCCACTGCGGTCTGGGGCGCGGTGCTGCTGCTGCCCTGGCTGTGGTGGGAGCTCGCGACCGGCGCCGCAAGCTGGCCCACGGGCGCTCCCGCCTGGCTGAGCGTCGCGTTCCTCGCTCTGATCGTGACCGGCCCGACGATGGCGCTCTACAGCTATGGCGCCGAGCGCGTGCCGGCCACCGTCGCCGGTACCGCGACCGGTGCCGTGCCCGCGCTCGGGTACGCCTTCGCGGTGCTCCTCGGTGAGCCCCTGATCGCCCTGAAAGCCGCCGGCGCCGCGCTCACGGTCGTCGGGGTGCTGATCGCCGCGGCTCCCGCACGACAGAGACCCGCCGTCATCCGCCCACGCGCATCCGTACCCGAACCGCAGAGAGAAACCGCAGTACCCCAGAGAGAAACCGCAGTACCCCAGAAAGAAGGAGCAGCACCATGA
- a CDS encoding low temperature requirement protein A, with protein sequence MGEPDLRGQRNAVADAAAAVDRVLLAMVAVGAIAVAASEATGERAWLFAAWTAAILLEVVLLIASSSRWADRVLASANVEHLAERFGLLVVIVLGESVLTIVATMNGSWNLASGLSAAVSLAIIGLMAWTFFLYSAESLAAGFESLRERGDVRGIRDTFALLPFLLVAGVAAISGAIAAGIHHPDERMPLASAVSSGGGIALFYLTNAVIALRFGRRPRAVAIWAGTALLLSAGVLAVALTQEVGTALVSAMVALGLIVGLTEVNTRRAARV encoded by the coding sequence GTGGGTGAACCTGACCTTCGTGGTCAGCGCAATGCCGTGGCTGACGCGGCGGCAGCTGTCGATCGCGTGCTGCTGGCGATGGTGGCCGTCGGGGCGATCGCGGTCGCGGCATCCGAGGCGACCGGCGAGCGGGCCTGGTTGTTCGCCGCCTGGACCGCGGCGATCCTGCTCGAGGTGGTTCTGCTCATCGCGAGCTCGTCGCGGTGGGCGGACCGGGTGCTCGCGTCCGCCAACGTGGAGCATCTCGCGGAACGCTTCGGTCTGCTCGTGGTGATCGTGCTGGGTGAATCGGTGCTCACGATCGTCGCCACGATGAACGGCTCGTGGAATCTCGCATCCGGCCTGAGCGCCGCGGTGTCGCTGGCCATCATCGGGCTGATGGCCTGGACCTTCTTCCTCTACAGCGCCGAGTCGCTCGCGGCCGGATTCGAGTCGCTGCGCGAGCGTGGAGACGTCCGTGGCATCCGTGACACCTTCGCCCTTCTGCCGTTCCTGCTGGTCGCCGGCGTCGCCGCGATCTCGGGCGCGATCGCGGCCGGCATCCATCACCCGGATGAGAGGATGCCGCTCGCCTCCGCGGTGTCGTCGGGTGGCGGCATCGCCCTGTTCTATCTGACGAACGCCGTGATCGCTCTGCGGTTCGGTCGCCGGCCGCGGGCAGTGGCGATCTGGGCCGGCACGGCTCTGCTGCTGAGCGCAGGGGTCCTGGCGGTCGCGCTCACGCAGGAGGTCGGCACCGCTCTGGTCTCTGCGATGGTCGCGCTGGGCCTGATCGTCGGGCTGACCGAGGTCAACACCCGTCGCGCGGCGCGCGTGTAG
- a CDS encoding catalase — protein MRIRHSKGSGALGTFRTTGDVRALTRAGLFQPGSEVDVVVRFSATLGYRGSREAWRDLRGFAVKFLTPEGEYDLVGNNSPVFFLRDEATFASLVVAHKMYRDGAVFDYDRLWDFWTSHPETAHQVAWLLSDRGIPRSWRHQDGFGSHTFQWVNAAGERFWIKYHLRTDQGNEYLSEQDAERISGTEVDHQRDDLRAAIERGDHPSWTLSVQAMPYEAARTAGFNVFDLTKVWPKAEHPLIEVGRLVLDRNPDDELGQIEQAAFAPSSFVPGIGPSPDPMLLSRIDAYWRFHQHRVKDDVAHRAPVAFTPAGADTGWDDDLALLARDPHPEHDFAQAGDLVRHVLDDAARARLRATVVSQLAEITDAELRDRALAYWSRIDEAEGAAIADALR, from the coding sequence GTGCGCATTCGCCATTCGAAGGGCAGCGGGGCCCTGGGCACCTTCCGCACCACCGGCGACGTGCGTGCGCTCACCCGCGCGGGTCTCTTCCAGCCCGGCTCTGAGGTCGACGTCGTGGTGCGCTTCTCAGCCACGCTCGGCTATCGGGGAAGCCGCGAGGCCTGGCGCGATCTGCGCGGTTTCGCGGTGAAGTTCCTCACCCCGGAGGGCGAGTACGACCTCGTCGGCAACAACTCCCCCGTGTTCTTCCTGCGCGATGAGGCGACGTTCGCCTCTCTCGTGGTCGCGCACAAGATGTACCGCGACGGCGCCGTGTTCGACTACGACCGGCTGTGGGACTTCTGGACCTCTCACCCCGAGACCGCGCATCAGGTGGCGTGGCTGCTGAGCGATCGTGGCATCCCGCGGTCGTGGCGGCATCAGGACGGCTTCGGGTCGCACACCTTCCAATGGGTGAACGCCGCGGGCGAACGCTTCTGGATCAAATACCACCTGCGCACCGACCAGGGCAACGAGTACCTCTCCGAACAGGATGCCGAGCGGATCAGCGGCACCGAGGTCGACCACCAGCGCGACGATCTGCGTGCGGCGATCGAGCGTGGCGATCACCCCTCCTGGACCCTGTCGGTGCAGGCGATGCCGTATGAGGCTGCGCGCACCGCCGGGTTCAACGTGTTCGACCTGACGAAAGTCTGGCCCAAGGCGGAGCATCCGCTGATCGAGGTCGGCCGGCTGGTACTCGACCGCAATCCCGACGACGAACTGGGCCAGATCGAGCAGGCCGCGTTCGCCCCCTCGAGCTTCGTGCCCGGCATCGGTCCGAGCCCCGATCCGATGCTGCTGTCGCGCATCGACGCGTACTGGCGCTTCCACCAGCACCGGGTCAAGGACGACGTCGCCCACCGCGCTCCCGTCGCCTTCACTCCGGCCGGCGCCGACACCGGCTGGGACGACGATCTCGCCCTGCTCGCCCGCGACCCGCATCCCGAACACGACTTCGCGCAGGCCGGCGACCTCGTGCGCCACGTGCTCGACGACGCCGCCCGCGCGCGGCTGCGCGCGACCGTCGTCTCCCAGCTCGCGGAGATCACGGATGCGGAACTGCGCGACCGCGCGCTCGCCTACTGGTCGCGGATCGACGAAGCGGAGGGCGCGGCGATCGCCGACGCCCTCCGCTGA